In a single window of the Branchiostoma floridae strain S238N-H82 chromosome 2, Bfl_VNyyK, whole genome shotgun sequence genome:
- the LOC118403297 gene encoding uncharacterized protein LOC118403297, whose amino-acid sequence MDKAHVRWVDDNFQVLLDELELSPSFYRLLQAKKVFSSEQIKRIKAESTTSRRKARLLTLLRQQNPDVLSRFCDVLVDTDQRGLERLLRDKQRQTKKHPVLFESVDRGSHRLETGQRQNFKTKAKKLTRQIEAGLEDENFVLERLVGGMLRTRAQVLEEKLLQDKIRGQKKAMERKMLQDLQAKVQALEQELSDYKEAQKVICEEKENAIRDMELATTRISELEKSLEEVVQERDFMRRERDAAVRAEWLATLEKTQLMRAREDAGEGGRKFRKAQQGAPPVGLPKTRNVHPKMKPTALRALLQR is encoded by the exons ATGGACAAGGCACATGTCAGGTGGGTTGATGACAACTTCCAGGTGCTCCTGGACGAGCTCGAGTTGAGCCCCAGCTTCTACCGGCTGCTTCAAGCCAAGAAAGTATTTTCTTCTGAGCAGATCAAACGAATCAAG GCCGAGTCCACCACCAGCCGGCGGAAGGCGAGGTTATTGACATTACTGAGGCAGCAGAACCCGGATGTACTGAGCAGGTTTTGTGACGTACTTGTGGACACGGACCAGAGAGGACTGGAGAGGCTACTTAGGGACAAGCAAAGACAAA CAAAGAAACATCCCGTCCTCTTCGAATCCGTTGACCGAGGCAGCCATCGTCTTGAGACGGGACAAAGacaaaactttaagacaaaagCAAAGAAACTGACGAGGCAGATTGAGGCGGGCCTTGAGGACGAGAACTTCGTCCTGGAGCGGTTGGTGGGAGGAATGCTGAGGACCCGGGCACAGGTGCTGGAGGAAAAGCTACTACAGGACAAGATCAGGGGGCAGAAGAAAGCCATGGAGAGAAAAATGCTACAGGACTTACAGGCAAAGGTACAGGCCCTCGAACAGGAACTCAGTGACTACAAAGAGGCACAGAAGGTGATTTGTGAAGAGAAAGAAAACGCCATTAG AGACATGGAACTCGCCACCACAAGGATCTCGGAGTTGGAGAAGTCGCTGGAGGAGGTGGTTCAGGAGCGGGACTTCATGAGGCGGGAGCGGGACGCTGCTGTCCGGGCCGAGTGGCTGGCGACATTGGAGAAGACACAGCTGATGAGAGCCAGGGAGGACGCCGGGGAAGGAGGGAGAAAATTCAG GAAAGCACAGCAAGGAGCGCCTCCTGTAGGATTGCCAAAGACGCGCAACGTACACCCCAAAATGAAACCTACG GCTCTTCGTGCACTGCTGCAGAGATGA